A window of the Mannheimia granulomatis genome harbors these coding sequences:
- a CDS encoding TonB-dependent siderophore receptor yields MNVTSKAIRIALYGSSIGLISTAYAETVAHLDTVEVTAEKQSTSSEETGRYSQKTAKGSTGMLLTAKETPQSVTAVTHQQIRDQNLNSLAKVLEATHGISVSAFDRGRYSFSARGFGIDKVKVDGMDLKINNQWTTGESTENSVLYDRVEVVRGATGLTTGAGDPSASVNLVRKRANSTSHYTILEGGIGRYGDINTMIDHSLPLNSSGSVKSRFIVEHKNGNTFIKNEKERYTTLYGNIEADLTDTTKLGLGISYQKEKRNAALWGGLPAFYSDGEETNWIRSKNASPDWTYWDNESVNYFADLTQKLGDKWEIALKSNYRIGKHNSELFYFSGSSLNRQDGLGWSPWPGKFRNENTQSNVQLDLSGSFSAWGLEHSAAFGIQYNRVHRNSYAADNSIFDGASDFNRWDGSYARPKWGNMSEKYYQNLTEFGAYVSTRLRITDRLSTILGSRISSYRTEGIYYGTKQNFNAHDVWTPYVGLTFDINPQNTVYVSYTDIFKPQNYVDYNNKLLSPVTGETYETGWKGSYFSNNLQTQLSVFETRQDNLAEYVGINPNTLLGYYKTSKGAKVRGFEIEASGNLTQELKLSAGYTQWTGNDATGNPINTTQPRKQFKLFATYNMNSLIQGLTVGAGINWQSKIYTKQANYGIYQQKSYALANLMARYQFNDNLSVQLNIDNLFDKKYRNALSFGQYTYGEPFYTHLNLRYEF; encoded by the coding sequence ATGAATGTGACATCTAAAGCAATACGAATTGCCCTATATGGTTCTAGTATAGGATTAATTTCAACAGCTTATGCAGAAACTGTTGCCCATCTTGATACAGTTGAAGTAACTGCAGAAAAGCAAAGTACTTCTTCGGAAGAAACCGGACGTTATAGCCAGAAAACAGCTAAAGGTTCTACTGGAATGCTATTGACAGCAAAAGAAACACCACAAAGTGTAACAGCGGTAACACACCAACAGATTAGAGACCAAAATCTAAATTCTCTTGCCAAAGTATTAGAAGCAACACATGGTATATCCGTTTCAGCATTTGACCGTGGGCGTTATTCCTTTAGTGCTCGTGGATTTGGAATTGATAAAGTCAAAGTTGATGGTATGGATCTCAAAATCAATAATCAATGGACAACGGGAGAAAGTACCGAGAATAGTGTCTTATACGATCGAGTAGAAGTCGTACGTGGCGCTACAGGACTAACAACTGGTGCAGGTGATCCATCTGCTAGTGTGAATCTAGTGCGTAAACGTGCTAACAGCACAAGTCATTATACTATTTTAGAAGGTGGTATCGGTCGTTATGGCGATATCAATACCATGATAGATCATAGCCTGCCATTGAATTCCTCAGGCTCAGTAAAAAGTCGCTTTATTGTTGAGCATAAAAACGGCAATACTTTTATTAAAAACGAAAAAGAACGTTATACCACGTTATACGGTAATATTGAAGCGGATCTTACCGATACGACTAAACTCGGATTAGGAATTAGTTACCAAAAAGAAAAGCGTAATGCTGCTCTTTGGGGTGGTTTACCTGCATTCTATAGTGATGGAGAAGAAACTAACTGGATTAGAAGCAAAAATGCAAGCCCAGACTGGACATATTGGGATAATGAATCGGTGAACTATTTCGCAGATCTGACTCAAAAACTAGGTGATAAATGGGAGATAGCCCTAAAAAGTAATTACCGCATCGGCAAACATAACTCCGAACTTTTCTATTTTAGTGGCTCTAGTCTCAATCGCCAAGATGGGCTAGGCTGGTCACCTTGGCCTGGCAAATTTAGAAATGAAAATACTCAATCTAATGTTCAACTCGATCTGTCCGGTTCATTTTCTGCCTGGGGGTTAGAACACAGTGCAGCATTTGGCATTCAATACAATAGAGTGCATCGTAACTCCTATGCTGCTGATAATAGTATTTTTGATGGCGCATCTGATTTTAACCGCTGGGATGGTAGCTACGCCAGACCGAAATGGGGAAATATGTCTGAAAAATACTATCAAAACTTAACAGAATTTGGTGCTTATGTATCAACTCGCTTACGTATTACAGACAGACTATCCACTATATTAGGATCTCGTATTTCCTCATACCGTACCGAGGGGATTTATTATGGCACAAAACAAAACTTCAATGCACATGATGTCTGGACACCTTATGTAGGATTAACATTCGATATTAACCCTCAAAACACAGTTTATGTAAGCTATACTGATATCTTCAAACCACAAAACTATGTAGATTATAATAATAAGCTCCTCTCCCCTGTTACAGGAGAAACTTATGAAACTGGCTGGAAAGGTAGTTATTTCAGCAATAATCTACAAACTCAATTGAGCGTATTTGAAACCCGACAGGATAATTTGGCAGAATACGTAGGTATCAATCCTAATACTTTATTAGGTTACTATAAAACCAGCAAAGGAGCAAAAGTAAGAGGTTTTGAAATTGAAGCATCCGGAAACCTCACTCAAGAATTAAAACTGAGTGCTGGTTATACACAGTGGACAGGTAATGATGCTACAGGTAATCCTATCAATACTACTCAGCCACGTAAACAATTTAAGCTCTTTGCAACTTATAATATGAACAGCTTGATTCAAGGCCTAACCGTTGGTGCCGGGATAAATTGGCAAAGTAAGATCTACACTAAGCAAGCCAATTATGGTATTTATCAGCAAAAATCTTATGCTTTAGCAAATCTAATGGCACGCTATCAATTTAATGATAATCTCTCTGTTCAACTTAATATTGATAACCTATTCGATAAAAAATATCGAAATGCACTTAGTTTTGGTCAATATACTTACGGGGAGCCATTTTACACTCACTTAAATTTACGCTATGAGTTTTAA
- a CDS encoding class I SAM-dependent methyltransferase, which produces MICQPNQSSEYSFSSDWFSHNIPSLNSIFDHLKPQRILEIGSFEGRSTVFFIEKALEYQPSVEITCIDSWEGGAEHAGVWNMGQVEQNFVHNIKLAIAHYPTATVHKKRGYSHPRMIELLANGYEGYFDYIYIDGSHEAPDVLFDALLAHRLVRQGGIISFDDYLWSPDNEGEQRHYMLVKPAVDHYVNTYQQKLHVIQNLPPYQLHVIKRKD; this is translated from the coding sequence ATGATATGCCAACCCAACCAATCATCAGAATATAGCTTCAGTTCTGATTGGTTCAGCCATAATATTCCCAGCTTAAACTCTATTTTTGATCATCTAAAACCACAGCGTATTTTAGAAATCGGGTCTTTTGAAGGGCGTTCAACCGTCTTTTTTATTGAAAAAGCACTTGAATATCAACCAAGTGTGGAAATTACCTGTATCGATAGCTGGGAAGGTGGTGCAGAACATGCAGGGGTCTGGAATATGGGGCAAGTTGAACAAAATTTTGTGCATAATATTAAACTTGCTATAGCACATTACCCAACTGCTACCGTACATAAAAAACGCGGCTATTCACACCCAAGAATGATAGAGCTTCTGGCAAATGGCTATGAAGGCTACTTTGACTATATTTATATTGACGGCTCTCACGAGGCGCCTGATGTATTATTCGATGCTCTACTTGCTCATCGCCTTGTTCGACAAGGAGGAATAATTAGCTTTGATGATTATCTTTGGTCACCAGATAATGAAGGAGAACAAAGACATTATATGTTAGTCAAACCGGCGGTAGATCACTACGTGAATACTTATCAACAGAAACTCCATGTGATCCAAAATTTACCGCCATATCAACTGCATGTGATTAAGAGAAAAGATTAA
- a CDS encoding ABC transporter substrate-binding protein: MIKHLFKRLFFLFILQISTVFAQTKIFTPDWSIASALTEMGNPPIAMGDKRIYPLWSHRPIQPDSVLDIGTRYQPNRELLAQLPVDLVLSNFFYAHLSSVYSKEIRQIDVLFDGGNLEHIQSWHTYQKATRVIGEAIKNPQAAEAYLTHTENQLAIWGIDIRKNAPEIDHYAVVQFGSPKELRLYASNSMFHVAFDLMGLKQADLGVGDRWGNKLITVSELAKLPERTCLIIISPFSKMTQADLAKSYIWQRLGFGKSRCMKVLPPVWLFGGPDSISHFAEFLHYAMTQPDNQLATKEKK, encoded by the coding sequence ATGATAAAGCATTTATTCAAGCGGTTATTTTTTCTCTTTATTTTACAAATTTCTACTGTATTTGCTCAAACGAAGATTTTCACACCAGATTGGTCTATTGCCTCGGCCCTTACTGAAATGGGTAATCCCCCTATTGCAATGGGAGATAAACGGATCTATCCATTATGGTCACATCGTCCAATCCAGCCTGATAGCGTATTAGACATTGGTACTCGTTATCAGCCTAATCGTGAATTATTAGCACAACTGCCTGTGGATCTGGTTTTATCTAACTTTTTCTATGCACATTTATCCTCTGTTTACTCAAAAGAAATCAGACAAATAGATGTACTTTTTGATGGCGGAAACCTTGAACATATACAATCTTGGCATACTTATCAAAAAGCGACACGTGTTATAGGAGAAGCTATAAAAAATCCTCAGGCAGCAGAGGCTTACTTAACACATACTGAAAATCAGCTAGCTATATGGGGAATAGATATTCGCAAAAATGCGCCAGAAATAGACCACTATGCGGTGGTACAATTTGGCTCCCCCAAAGAGCTACGTTTGTATGCATCAAACTCTATGTTCCATGTTGCCTTCGATTTAATGGGCTTAAAACAAGCGGATTTGGGTGTAGGCGATCGCTGGGGAAATAAACTTATCACCGTAAGTGAACTGGCAAAGCTACCAGAACGTACCTGTTTAATTATCATCTCTCCTTTTTCAAAAATGACACAAGCTGACTTAGCAAAAAGCTATATTTGGCAACGTTTGGGCTTTGGTAAAAGCCGTTGTATGAAAGTGCTGCCGCCTGTTTGGCTTTTTGGCGGCCCTGATTCAATTTCACATTTTGCTGAATTTCTACATTACGCTATGACACAGCCTGATAACCAACTCGCAACTAAGGAGAAAAAGTAA
- a CDS encoding ABC transporter ATP-binding protein has translation MIQVNSVSYIVEQHRKLLNNISFNLGKGRLYGVIGHNGSGKSTLMRLLGGDIQPTSGSILIDGVTLNQLSTKEAAKHIAYLPQRLPEAEDFLVHELVSLGRFPYQKWLQKPTTLDKQIINDAMDRTSVTQFANQPVNSLSGGEKQRVWLAMCLAQQTPYLLLDEPLAALDIVYQVEVMQLVRRLVNEQSLTVIIIIHDINLAAQFCDEIIALKQGNLYLKASVNEIMQEEKLLDIFGLKLHLFKHPEGEHKVAVL, from the coding sequence ATGATCCAAGTTAATTCCGTTAGTTACATTGTTGAGCAACATCGTAAGTTACTCAACAATATATCCTTTAATTTAGGAAAAGGGAGGCTATATGGCGTAATAGGCCATAACGGCTCAGGAAAATCTACTTTAATGCGTCTACTTGGCGGTGATATTCAGCCGACTAGCGGTTCTATACTTATTGATGGCGTGACACTTAACCAACTTTCAACTAAAGAAGCGGCAAAACATATTGCATATTTGCCACAACGCTTACCTGAGGCCGAGGATTTCTTAGTACATGAATTAGTCTCTTTGGGTCGATTCCCATACCAAAAATGGTTACAAAAACCAACCACATTAGATAAACAAATAATCAATGACGCAATGGATAGGACATCTGTAACTCAATTTGCTAATCAGCCGGTAAATAGTTTATCCGGTGGTGAAAAGCAACGTGTTTGGTTAGCAATGTGTTTAGCTCAACAAACTCCGTATTTACTGTTGGACGAACCTCTAGCAGCTCTTGATATTGTTTATCAAGTTGAAGTTATGCAACTTGTTCGTCGTTTGGTCAATGAGCAGAGCTTAACCGTCATTATCATTATTCACGATATCAATCTTGCTGCTCAATTCTGTGATGAGATTATTGCGTTAAAGCAGGGAAATCTCTACCTCAAAGCATCAGTTAATGAAATAATGCAAGAAGAAAAATTGCTAGACATCTTCGGTCTAAAGCTACATTTATTTAAGCACCCTGAAGGTGAGCATAAAGTGGCGGTTCTATGA
- a CDS encoding dihydroorotate dehydrogenase, with translation MRYKVVFSMLLSLFVGTANANWTKINEVDYTWGPFNIYNITLFTEKGIYTEGTRPLMLTLQYKKPWEGRDFAVSLARTWNNLGIKLPEKEVDEVITHLRKTFPDIKPEDNLHYIALEDRGYFILNDKVVSDIFNKEFSDAIVAIWLDPKMDISRQLLDPSYKAQPKPVEAKTEEVIVANTEKKAEETEVEENVKLNSEKTIVPAEQELSAKAPSMNEKVDAVPALSNITSESHSEGSVEKAGEVKQTEIKSEEKSKQTELENPEIFISPIYDDFLMLSKNYI, from the coding sequence ATGCGTTACAAAGTGGTCTTTTCAATGTTGCTTTCTTTATTTGTAGGAACGGCAAATGCAAATTGGACAAAAATTAATGAAGTAGATTATACGTGGGGACCGTTTAATATTTACAATATTACGCTTTTTACGGAAAAAGGCATTTATACTGAGGGTACTCGTCCGTTAATGTTAACCTTACAGTATAAAAAACCGTGGGAAGGGCGTGATTTTGCCGTTTCTCTAGCAAGAACTTGGAATAATTTAGGCATTAAATTACCGGAAAAAGAAGTTGATGAAGTTATTACTCATCTTAGAAAAACCTTTCCTGATATCAAACCGGAAGATAATTTACATTACATTGCCTTAGAAGATAGAGGCTATTTTATTTTAAACGACAAAGTAGTATCTGATATTTTTAATAAAGAGTTTAGTGATGCTATTGTCGCTATTTGGCTTGATCCGAAAATGGATATTAGCCGTCAATTGCTTGATCCTTCTTACAAGGCTCAACCTAAGCCAGTTGAAGCAAAAACGGAAGAGGTTATCGTAGCCAATACAGAAAAAAAGGCTGAAGAAACAGAAGTTGAAGAGAACGTTAAATTGAATTCAGAAAAAACAATCGTACCGGCTGAACAGGAATTATCAGCAAAAGCACCTTCCATGAATGAAAAAGTGGACGCTGTCCCGGCTTTAAGCAATATTACATCAGAGAGTCATAGCGAGGGTTCAGTAGAAAAGGCAGGGGAAGTAAAACAGACTGAGATAAAAAGCGAAGAAAAGTCGAAGCAGACAGAATTGGAAAATCCGGAAATTTTTATTTCACCGATTTATGATGATTTCTTAATGCTATCGAAAAATTATATTTAA
- the fhuB gene encoding Fe(3+)-hydroxamate ABC transporter permease FhuB, with protein MKSSFLLIIFVLFSLITAVIRLDMMWKWDWILLVQNADLLSMEQATVKVSLLPEMATSFLAGGLLATASSWLQHIVRNNLASDSTLAVSSGAQLALMITVIFFPAAELFSSFWVAFIGALIAILLVLFIAKVAKLNPLTLILGGLIINILFGAIASFLTLFYFDFLFGIMVWGSGSLLQDGWETTFILAITALITLLIFILLSRPLSILSLDDEQARRLGAPVNLLRYLIILVCAAITSLVVSKIGVIGFIGFAGASFAHFCKIRHLSSRLLTAFLAGGFLLFFTNNLISIIGNLTNTLLPIGAFTATLGAPLLIFFVLRQRKSQFESTNNTSYLPVKRLNSWKLPIQLLCGGIILFGILQIIVPTITGWSISIDEHLINAYRLPRSLSAIATGAMLAVSGSLLQILTRNPMASPEVLGISSATSISAVLSFLFIPTLSALGFLCFGVLGSLATLALIIWLSRKLQPSALIITGVAIGTFANSVMAIIQLSSNPRLTAVISWLSGSTYYTNPNTVWILLAISILLISLSLLFIKPLHLISIGETVSRHLGLEVKKVQTILLLLIALMSAASTLAVGPMSFVGLMTPHLARYLGAITPDKQLPMAALLGAILMLIADWLGRYLTFPYEIGAGIIVSILGGVYFLLLLIKRK; from the coding sequence ATGAAATCATCATTTTTGTTGATTATTTTCGTTCTTTTCTCCTTGATTACTGCAGTTATACGGTTAGATATGATGTGGAAGTGGGATTGGATATTGTTGGTACAAAATGCCGACTTATTATCGATGGAACAAGCAACAGTAAAAGTCTCTCTTTTACCAGAAATGGCGACATCTTTCTTAGCTGGGGGGTTATTAGCAACTGCCAGTAGCTGGCTACAGCATATTGTCAGAAATAATTTAGCCTCAGATAGCACCCTTGCAGTTAGTAGTGGCGCTCAACTTGCGTTAATGATAACTGTTATTTTTTTCCCGGCAGCTGAGCTATTTTCTAGCTTTTGGGTTGCGTTTATCGGTGCATTAATCGCGATACTCTTGGTTCTATTTATTGCAAAGGTCGCTAAACTTAATCCACTAACACTTATTTTAGGTGGACTAATTATTAATATTCTTTTTGGTGCTATTGCCTCTTTTCTTACCCTATTTTACTTCGATTTTCTCTTTGGAATTATGGTGTGGGGAAGCGGTTCACTCCTGCAAGATGGTTGGGAAACTACTTTCATATTAGCAATCACAGCCTTAATTACCCTATTGATCTTTATCTTGCTTTCTCGTCCACTCAGCATCTTAAGTTTGGACGATGAACAAGCTCGTCGTTTAGGTGCACCTGTTAATTTATTACGCTATTTAATTATCTTAGTGTGTGCAGCAATCACTTCACTAGTCGTCAGTAAAATCGGTGTAATCGGTTTTATTGGATTTGCCGGTGCGAGTTTCGCTCATTTTTGCAAAATCAGACATTTATCATCTCGCTTATTAACTGCCTTTCTAGCGGGCGGATTTTTGCTATTTTTTACTAACAATCTGATTAGTATTATTGGCAATCTTACAAATACCCTCCTTCCTATTGGTGCATTTACAGCAACACTTGGTGCCCCATTATTAATTTTTTTCGTTTTACGCCAGAGAAAAAGCCAATTTGAGTCTACAAATAATACAAGTTATTTACCTGTTAAACGTTTAAACTCCTGGAAACTTCCTATACAACTTCTATGTGGAGGAATAATTCTATTTGGAATATTACAAATCATAGTACCTACTATTACAGGTTGGTCAATCAGCATTGATGAACATCTTATCAATGCATATCGCTTACCTCGTAGCTTAAGCGCTATTGCGACAGGCGCTATGCTCGCCGTAAGTGGTAGTCTACTTCAAATACTGACTCGGAATCCGATGGCAAGTCCGGAAGTATTAGGTATAAGTTCTGCGACGTCCATTTCAGCTGTACTTTCCTTTTTATTTATACCGACATTATCCGCACTCGGATTTCTCTGCTTCGGTGTATTAGGAAGTTTAGCTACCCTCGCTCTGATTATATGGCTATCACGTAAATTACAACCTTCAGCATTAATCATCACAGGTGTAGCAATAGGTACTTTTGCAAATAGTGTAATGGCGATTATCCAATTAAGTAGTAATCCACGTTTAACTGCCGTAATTAGCTGGCTTTCAGGCTCTACTTATTATACTAACCCTAACACCGTATGGATTTTATTAGCTATCTCTATACTCCTTATCAGCCTGAGCTTACTCTTTATTAAACCTCTCCATCTAATTTCAATTGGAGAAACTGTTTCTCGTCATTTAGGGCTAGAGGTAAAAAAAGTTCAAACTATTTTGCTTCTTTTAATCGCATTAATGAGTGCAGCCTCCACTCTTGCTGTAGGTCCAATGAGTTTTGTTGGTTTAATGACACCACATTTAGCTCGTTATCTAGGTGCCATCACCCCTGATAAACAACTACCTATGGCCGCATTATTAGGGGCGATTTTAATGTTGATTGCAGATTGGTTAGGCCGCTATTTAACTTTTCCTTATGAAATTGGAGCTGGCATTATAGTCTCGATTTTAGGAGGAGTTTATTTCTTACTGCTGTTAATAAAACGTAAATAA
- the uvrD gene encoding DNA helicase II has translation MDFSLLLDGLNDRQREAVAAPIGNYLVLAGAGSGKTRVLTHRIAWLIGVENVPESNILAVTFTNKAAAEMRHRIEHTLSQSSSNRLFGMWVGTFHSIANRLLRSHYLDAGLPQDFQIMDTEDQQRLLKRLLKLHNIDEKHFPPKHVAWYINAQKDKGKRAKEIEHHNDPNEKKLVEIYQIYQDACDRAGLLDFAELLIRAYELFKHKPAILQRYQQRFQHILIDEFQDTNNIQYDLIRLLAGNSGKVMIVGDDDQSIYGWRGAQVENIQRFLDDYDNAQTIRLEQNYRSTGHILNCANELIANNDNRLGKNLWTDSGDGEPVDIYCAFNELDEARFIASQIKQWKEDEGYLSECAVLYRSNSQSRVIEEALIQANIPYRIYGGMRFFERQEIKDALAYLRLIANRQDDAAFERVINTPTRGIGDRTLDLLRQITRNRQITLWQAVQVAIQEEQLSGRAASALLRFVELINALDQETEQMSLAEQTDFVIKKSGLYEMYKQEKGEKGEVRIENLEELVTATKQFVKPDEAEDLTDLTAFLTHASLEAGESQASQHEDYVELMTLHSAKGLEFPRVFMVGVEEGIFPSGMSFDEGRLQEERRLAYVGITRAKKKLTISYAELRRLYGKEERHIPSRFIAELPEENIREVRLRGSINRAASFAQPAAFVKNPQKTTASILNDDTWKMGQKVSHAKFGQGTIINVEGSGEATRLQVAFVGNGIKWLIAKMANLQKI, from the coding sequence ATGGATTTTTCATTATTGTTAGACGGTTTAAATGACAGGCAGCGAGAAGCGGTTGCTGCTCCTATTGGCAACTATTTAGTATTAGCCGGTGCAGGTTCGGGCAAAACACGGGTGCTAACTCATCGTATTGCTTGGCTGATTGGCGTAGAAAATGTGCCGGAATCGAATATTTTGGCGGTAACCTTTACTAATAAAGCTGCAGCAGAAATGCGACACAGAATTGAGCATACGCTTTCTCAATCGAGTAGTAATCGTCTGTTTGGTATGTGGGTTGGCACTTTTCATAGCATTGCCAACCGCTTGCTGCGTTCGCATTATTTGGATGCCGGTTTGCCACAAGATTTCCAAATTATGGACACCGAAGATCAGCAACGTTTGCTTAAACGCTTGCTCAAACTGCATAATATTGATGAAAAACATTTCCCACCAAAACATGTTGCTTGGTATATCAATGCACAAAAAGATAAAGGAAAACGGGCAAAAGAGATCGAACACCACAACGATCCCAATGAGAAAAAATTGGTTGAGATCTATCAAATTTATCAAGATGCTTGCGATCGTGCCGGTCTTTTGGATTTTGCCGAGTTGCTGATTCGTGCTTATGAATTATTCAAACATAAGCCTGCAATTTTACAGCGTTATCAGCAACGTTTTCAGCATATTTTGATTGATGAGTTCCAAGATACTAACAACATTCAGTATGATTTGATCCGCTTGCTGGCGGGCAATTCCGGCAAAGTGATGATTGTGGGCGATGACGACCAATCCATTTACGGCTGGCGTGGGGCTCAAGTGGAAAATATCCAACGTTTTCTGGATGATTATGACAATGCTCAAACTATTCGTTTGGAACAAAATTACCGCTCGACAGGCCATATTCTAAATTGTGCGAATGAGCTGATTGCCAACAACGACAACCGGTTAGGTAAAAATTTATGGACAGACAGTGGTGATGGCGAACCGGTGGATATTTACTGTGCGTTCAACGAGTTAGATGAAGCTCGCTTTATTGCTTCACAAATCAAACAATGGAAAGAAGATGAGGGCTATTTGAGCGAATGTGCGGTGCTTTACCGTAGCAACAGCCAATCCCGCGTGATTGAAGAAGCCTTAATTCAAGCGAATATTCCTTACCGGATTTATGGTGGAATGCGATTCTTTGAACGCCAAGAAATCAAAGATGCTTTGGCATATTTACGTTTGATTGCCAATCGCCAAGATGATGCTGCGTTTGAGCGGGTAATTAATACTCCAACTCGAGGGATTGGCGATCGCACCTTAGATCTGCTTCGTCAAATTACCCGTAACCGCCAAATTACTTTGTGGCAAGCAGTGCAAGTGGCGATTCAAGAAGAGCAACTTTCAGGGCGTGCCGCTTCAGCATTGTTACGTTTTGTTGAGCTGATTAATGCCTTAGATCAGGAAACCGAGCAGATGTCACTTGCCGAGCAAACAGATTTTGTGATTAAAAAATCTGGCTTATATGAAATGTACAAGCAAGAAAAAGGCGAAAAAGGTGAGGTGCGGATTGAGAACTTGGAAGAGTTAGTGACTGCAACCAAGCAATTTGTAAAGCCGGATGAAGCAGAAGATTTAACTGACCTTACTGCCTTTTTAACTCATGCCTCCCTTGAGGCCGGAGAATCCCAGGCTTCACAACATGAAGATTATGTGGAATTAATGACTCTGCATTCAGCAAAAGGTTTGGAATTTCCACGGGTCTTTATGGTGGGGGTAGAAGAGGGTATTTTTCCAAGCGGGATGAGCTTTGATGAAGGTAGGTTGCAAGAAGAACGGCGTTTAGCCTATGTGGGCATTACTCGTGCCAAGAAAAAACTAACTATCAGCTATGCAGAATTACGCCGTTTATATGGTAAGGAAGAGCGCCATATTCCGTCGCGTTTTATTGCCGAATTGCCGGAAGAAAACATTCGAGAAGTCCGTCTAAGAGGCTCGATTAACCGAGCAGCAAGTTTTGCACAGCCTGCGGCATTTGTAAAAAATCCGCAAAAAACGACCGCTTCCATCTTAAATGACGATACTTGGAAAATGGGCCAGAAAGTCAGCCACGCTAAATTTGGGCAAGGTACGATTATTAACGTGGAAGGCTCAGGCGAGGCAACCCGCTTGCAAGTAGCGTTTGTGGGTAATGGAATAAAATGGTTAATTGCTAAAATGGCGAATTTGCAGAAGATTTAG
- a CDS encoding YdcH family protein, whose protein sequence is MFPEFRDLITQLKQNDLHFARLFDKHNELDQRIKNMEANIELATHEEVEMLKKEKLHLKDQLYAILKQKSS, encoded by the coding sequence ATGTTTCCAGAATTTCGTGATTTAATCACACAATTAAAACAAAACGATTTACATTTTGCTCGCTTGTTTGATAAGCATAACGAACTTGATCAACGTATTAAAAATATGGAGGCCAATATAGAACTTGCTACCCACGAAGAAGTTGAGATGCTAAAAAAAGAGAAATTGCACCTAAAAGATCAGCTTTATGCCATTCTAAAACAGAAATCATCCTAA
- the adk gene encoding adenylate kinase: MKVILLGAPGAGKGTQAQFIMGKFGIPQISTGDMFRAAIKEGTELGKQAKALMDEGKLVPDELTVALVKDRIAQPDCANGFLLDGFPRTIPQADALKESGVKIDLVLEFDVADEVIVERMSGRRVHQPSGRTYHVVYNPPKVEGKDDVTGEDLIIRQDDKPETVLERLAIYHKQTKPLVAYYTAEAEAGNTRYERLDGTKPVEEVSAELAKILG; this comes from the coding sequence ATGAAAGTGATTTTATTAGGTGCACCGGGTGCAGGCAAAGGTACACAGGCTCAATTTATTATGGGCAAATTCGGTATTCCGCAAATCTCAACGGGCGATATGTTCCGTGCTGCAATCAAAGAAGGAACAGAATTAGGTAAACAAGCAAAAGCCTTAATGGACGAAGGTAAATTAGTACCAGATGAATTAACGGTGGCATTAGTAAAAGATCGTATCGCGCAGCCGGATTGTGCGAATGGTTTCTTATTAGACGGTTTCCCTCGCACAATTCCACAAGCAGATGCATTAAAAGAGTCAGGCGTAAAAATTGATTTAGTGCTAGAGTTTGATGTAGCTGATGAAGTGATCGTTGAGCGTATGAGCGGACGCCGTGTTCACCAACCGTCTGGTCGTACTTACCATGTGGTTTACAACCCACCAAAAGTGGAAGGCAAAGATGATGTAACAGGCGAAGATTTAATTATCCGCCAAGATGATAAACCTGAAACCGTATTAGAGCGTTTGGCGATTTATCATAAACAAACTAAACCATTAGTCGCTTATTATACCGCTGAAGCAGAAGCAGGCAACACGCGTTATGAACGTTTAGACGGTACAAAACCTGTGGAAGAAGTGAGTGCGGAATTAGCGAAAATTTTAGGTTAA